Genomic segment of Juglans microcarpa x Juglans regia isolate MS1-56 chromosome 7S, Jm3101_v1.0, whole genome shotgun sequence:
tgggaaatcgtggctcaacaaaatttagaaactttcgaaagcctcttttctcgactgtggtaaatggcatctcatcagtaattatcatctctgcaagcatgtccctcaacatcttctcactgtattgagggatggccaatttcttagtctgtgtactatcagtggctgtagaagtttggtaactgaggttggtctgatcagtggcttgcaatcccttcgctatcttatatcgttggcaaccatttagatatgctattaacacactagtactttgcttcttcgaatggcatccacaaagtgatccacagtaatggcatcttgctactgggttcgcaatttcaccaggaattttggtgaaatgctcccatgtccacgacctctttttagaaggtcgtggtggttgatcttgctcaatgggcatctcctcctcttcgttgaacatatcctcgtcctctatatcaactggaaGTGGGAGTCTACTACTCgtacaagatgtagctgctatagatgtagctgccctagatgtggctctaggggtggaagtacccaccggtgtaggagttgtagcattggcatccgccacatccccatgtggacgatcatctccattatgtctaggatccatatcacaatcaatgaagctgaaaaaattaaattagaagcaaaaaattagtttaaaaataaactaggctattgtattatacaataggacatgtattattaattattgtatcataatatattattgtatcgatgtattattacatcgagaTTCGGTTGACGTGtgctcgactcagcggaacccatccagagaggttcgctcgatgtgcgctcgacgtggcgctcgagcagaatccatccagagaggttcgctcgacctGCGCTCaacgtggcgctcgagccaatgtttaatacaacgtgtgctcgacttgcgctcgacacctcgctcgagcacAAGtttgcaatacaatgtaaaattcagggttttgagcgccgtgttgggactatattgaatattcaatacaaccaattcacaagaatcacaactgctggCTCTAATTCATAAGAGAcatgcttgaattaaatttagggctcaccataggtggaagctgaacagaggagcaacgaggaacgacggcacggaggagcaacgacgaacggcggcacgctgaCAAGAAAGACACAAGATGTGAGGACGGCTTCACAGTTCACTGGTTCAGTCACTaggacgggagacgcgagagagaatagagaaggaagaagaactgaagaaggaagaagaaggaggggacgtatgaagaaggaagacatatgaaacgacgccgttccatattaagtggaacggtgtcgttcaataatttttttttaaacccagctgtaaaacgacatcgttttacagctgggtttaaaaaaaaattcagagtcggagtcggagctacatagctccgacttcgactccgactccgaataacTATTCGGAGTTACTCCGAATTTCAACTCCGAATTCcaacaactccgactccgtcggagtcggcgtcggagcggaggtcggacggagtcagaattctcgaaattttgcacacccctagttAAGACACATATATTGAATCCTGCAGTATTTATCGAGTATTTACTTAGTAAAGTTCACACAGACAACACTCTAGATCCTTGTTGCCaacaaggaagaaaaaaattccaatGACATGCCATAACCAAATATATTAGTCACGGTCGATTCCAAATAGCAAGAACGTTTGCCtgttaaaacaacatactttacTATTATACTCGGCTCAGAAAGATCCACTGATTCTGTTTTTTCTAGCCGTAAAGGAAATAACATGTTGGTCTTCATTATAGCAACTCATATCATCCCGACAACCTTCAGGTGCTGTTTGGATCTTCTAAGTATTGATTCTTAACTATTACAAGTTATAAATGTTCTCCTTGTTTCCCTTTCAGATTGATAACTGCAAGCTCCTGTTCGACAAACTCTCCTGCGCAGATAGGAGGATATTTGCTGGCTACTGGTGATTCTGCAAAGTGGCCCAAGGGCTTCAACACAGCATCTGATGCTACATGGGCGAACAACTACATAAgatggagggaaaaaaatgtcAGAAATTTTCCGTTCGGCACAGAAGGGTCACGAATAAGCATAACAAAGAAAATGCCAACTCCTAGTGAACAACAATGATGATGCTAACAATAAGGGTGTCAGTAGGCATAAATAACTAACCGTTGAAGACACTCTCCATAGGCTGCGATTTTGTTCCGACGCTAGTTTGATTGCTTCAATAGTCCTGTTAGTGACAAGTACTTCGTGCATGCCAGCTATGCAGTCTCCAGCAGTCAACCATTCTATCTGCAAATGTAGCCAGTGTAGAGATAAAAGAATTAAACTATAACCTAAAAGACCAACTGCATTGCTTAAGAATTTTATTGCATAATTATCCAAAGATGTCGAGGATCTAAGAGATGACAACTGCAGCATGTTGGAAAAATAAATCTTGTACATGGTGAAATTGTCTTTTGCTTAACTATATGATGGGCACACTATATCACAACTACAACATATTTTCCActgtattgtatatataaatcatttagCATTTGCAATGATCACACTTTATCGTTATACAAATAGAACAGTCTATACTCCTTTAGGGAGCCAACATGAAAATCAGATAGTTCCTGCCATCGAAAGGACCTTGGACATAGTCCAACTCCTATCATTGTCTTGTTACGACCTTTAACCACACTCTTAATTACTTTTCCAACAAAGGTTAGAAGAATTATGCAGTAAACCGGTTCACAAGATTAACACCAAAATCATTCATTACCCTTACCTGCTTTCCTGTTTGAATGAGAAGGCATCCTATAGGAACCTTAACCTCGACTTTTTCCCCATTTCTAAGCCAAATGTTTAGACCCGGGAATCGACTTCTGCCGTGAATGGTTAGAAAATTAAGATCATAATGATATCCTGCAAACACAGTACCTTCCTGGCCATATCGTCGGAGGTCACTACCAGTTGGAGCAAGAAGATGTGGCCCCTGGGTTTTGACAGAAAAGACACTTGTTACAGAATGCATATAGTTGTAAGAAGCACATACTGGaatgaaaagaatattattcATGCAGTGCCCTAATTACTACAAAAACTCAAtagcaaatataaaataaaatgcacaagAATTTACAAAGTAATTATAAGAGGCTAGCAAACAAGATGCAGACTGATATCTTCCCTCTCCATATAGAACTAGAGCATCAAATCAAACTGACACATTGCTAGCCTGTTATTACTAGATAACTGGATGCATTGCctaacatgagagagagagagagagagagagagagaggactaaGGAGAACTCTATATCACTCATATCACTGGGAAATTTAAGGAGTCTGAGTTTTTCTAccaaaagtagaaaaaagatTTTTAGGTAAATTTGCAATCACAGCCATATTAAAAGATGTCTGATCAGGTCATATTATAGTCCAACGATCATTATCATTCCCCAATTTTACTTCTTTAAATGTAAAGGAGCAGCAATGAGTTTGGAGGCAGTAATAGAGACACAAGTGGTAAAACAAGTAGTATTGGAACCATGTGTTACCTGCTTCATAAGAGATGTGAATGCACCCTTTGGCAAGCCAAACCCAATTGCTGCCATTTCGGCAACTACCTGAGGAAAAATTAGTTACACAATAACTTCAGAGAATAAGCATAAAAGGTTTTATGAGCAAAATGAACCCCAATGATGACTTACTTCTATTGCAGATATCATTTTATATCCCCATGAATCCATAGTGTCTTTCCATTGAGGAAAACCTTCAGGTATAACGGGCTCTGAATTGAGTTCCTGCACAAGAGAGATGgcaactgaaaaaaaaaaagtataaaattatatgaaatttaaagATAAGGAAAGAGGCAAGACCTGAAATCGGGTGTTTAAAGGACGAGGACCCACTCTCCACATGTATCGCCACTTGCGATCCGGTCCTACGAGAGTAGCTGGTTGGAATTCTCTTGGCATTGCTTTTAGTTTCTCTTGCATTTCTTCATCAACCAGGCTCCTTGGAATTTCTACTCCCTCGGGTGTTACCCCAACCtattatctcaaaaattttcgAGAAAAAGTTTCAATATCTTAATAAACCAATgcatattacaaattatattgGTGCAAATAACAATGCAACATGAATACATGAGGATGATCCTCACATTTCATTCATCCTTTTCATTTCGACCGGTATATAACTAAACCCTTCAGTCAGCTGTTAACCAACTATTTGGTTCTCcacaagaacaagagaattgAGAGACAGTCTCAACTAAGAGAGTTCTTTTACCCTCTCATGAGGACTAACCATACTATTTCCTTCCTTCTTTCCCAGAATCAAGATCCAAAAccatttgatataaaaaataataataaaagaaagaactgaCCTACTCTACGAAGAAAAGAACTCAAAGAAGCCACTAACTCGATTCACATGAAAACAGAATGCCCAATGGTGCGCCCTTTTATTGGTAATCAATTTTTTCTAGTCATAGGCCTCCAGTCCACATCCCATCATACATCCAAGATTTGAATGATTTCTTCAACGTATCAATAACACTAAAACAGCATCGGtacaaatttgattttatagtttaatcacataaataacattttttttcaaaacataaaagaacaaagaaaatacaTTCTGAATCCTCGAACATCGCATTTTTTCACCTGCATCCCAAACTACCAAAATTGTTCATTTGCACCCCCAAATTATCACAATTGTCAATTTTCACTCCAAACTACCGCTTTTCAGTAATTTGCACCCATGGTTTGTATATGATTGTCAGATTGTGAACGAATGTCCAAATTACCAAAAATGGCAGTTTATCGTATAAATTagtaattttgttaatttgggGTACAAAGTGAATAAAATTTGTAGTTTGAGGAAGCAAAATATAGTTTCCCGTAAAAATGTAAACAAGTAAAGAAACTGACTACTAGCTTATACAGTCCCAAACTGAGTAAACTCCAACTTTACTTTCT
This window contains:
- the LOC121241564 gene encoding uncharacterized protein LOC121241564 produces the protein MDLPVIDLTPYLAAANERSLDVVPSMLTDRLGPELRGLCSEVSRVLKETGALLVKDPRCTAEDNDRFIDMMERYFESPVEFKLLQERPNLHYQVGVTPEGVEIPRSLVDEEMQEKLKAMPREFQPATLVGPDRKWRYMWRVGPRPLNTRFQELNSEPVIPEGFPQWKDTMDSWGYKMISAIEVVAEMAAIGFGLPKGAFTSLMKQGPHLLAPTGSDLRRYGQEGTVFAGYHYDLNFLTIHGRSRFPGLNIWLRNGEKVEVKVPIGCLLIQTGKQIEWLTAGDCIAGMHEVLVTNRTIEAIKLASEQNRSLWRVSSTLFAHVASDAVLKPLGHFAESPVASKYPPICAGEFVEQELAVINLKGKQGEHL